One window of the Macaca thibetana thibetana isolate TM-01 chromosome 1, ASM2454274v1, whole genome shotgun sequence genome contains the following:
- the MYOCOS gene encoding myocilin opposite strand protein — translation MAQRSPADNGINLPYKDLTSEVTRRRVTMTTRKEIITQKSDEAKEMLSHLDLEQTPPPRRTHLTVPPAPPPSPAEDPTVS, via the exons ATGGCTCAGAGAAGCCCTGCAGACAACGGCATTAATCTCCCCTACAAGGACTTGACCTCCGAGGTAACCAGGCGCCGAGTCACCATGACCACGAG AAAAGAGATAATTACCCAGAAAAGTGATGAAGCCAAGGAGATGCTCTCCCACTTGGATTTGGAACAAACCCCTCCCCCTCGCAGGACCCACCTCACAGTAcctcctgccccacctccttCTCCAGCTGAGGATCCCACAGTCTCCTAA